A window from Setaria italica strain Yugu1 chromosome VIII, Setaria_italica_v2.0, whole genome shotgun sequence encodes these proteins:
- the LOC101781290 gene encoding cytochrome P450 714C3 isoform X2 — MKRIKEGLKIVQTQDANNYLSSVFPYLLLWRETYGPVFIYSTGALEILHVSDPEMVKDIGHRTPSELGKPNYLKRSRKALFGGGLFTLNGNDWAYQRKLIAPEFFMDKIKGMIELVEDATAPLLESWESLLDNVGGSREIVVDDYLRKLSADVIARVCFGSSFTRGEEIFCKLRQLQKTVSQQDALVGLSAFWKYLPTRANREIRKLEEEVRLLILDVIKEHNNSVDNDLLRVIIDGAQGRQLQGHDAEDFIIGNCKGMYFAGHGTTAVTLIWCLMSLSTHPEWQECARAEAVEVCQGGATLDVDALRRLKIITMVIQETLRLYPPASLMMREALTDVKIGGLDVPGGTIIQVARSMLHQDKDAWGPDAAEFRPDRFANGVAAACRPAHMYMPFGHGPRTCIGQNLAMVELKVVLARLLSRFAFVPSPRYRHAPVFRLTIEPGFGMPLVVTRL, encoded by the exons ATGAAGAGGATCAAGGAAGGGCTAAAGATTGTGCAGACGCAAGACGCCAACAACTACTTGTCCTCTGTATTCCCTTACCTCCTTCTCTGGAGGGAAACTTATG GCCCGGTGTTCATATACTCAACAGGAGCTCTAGAGATACTGCATGTTTCTGATCCAGAAATGGTGAAGGACATTGGTCACCGCACGCCATCAGAGCTGGGGAAGCCTAATTATCTAAAAAGATCTCGCAAAGCCTTATTTGGTGGAGGTTTGTTTACATTGAATGGTAATGACTGGGCCTATCAGAGGAAGCTCATTGCGCCGGAGTTCTTCATGGATAAGATTAAG GGTATGATAGAGCTGGTTGAGGATGCTACTGCTCCGTTGTTGGAATCATGGGAGAGTTTGCTCGACAATGTAGGAGGGAGTAGGGAGATAGTTGTCGACGATTACTTGCGGAAGTTGTCAGCAGATGTAATCGCCAGGGTTTGTTTTGGGAGTAGTTTCACAAGAGGAGAAGAGATATTTTGCAAGCTTAGGCAGCTTCAAAAGACAGTTTCTCAGCAAGATGCCCTGGTGGGACTCTCTGCGTTTTG GAAGTACCTACCTACCAGGGCTAACCGAGAAATAAGAAAGTTGGAGGAGGAAGTTCGCTTACTGATCCTGGATGTCATAAAGGAACACAATAACAGCGTGGACAACGACCTTCTTCGCGTCATTATTGATGGTGCACAAGGTCGGCAACTGCAGGGGCATGATGCCGAGGACTTCATCATCGGCAACTGCAAGGGCATGTACTTTGCTGGGCATGGGACCACAGCAGTCACCCTCATTTGGTGCCTGATGTCACTGTCCACACACCCTGAATGGCAGGAATGCGCCCGAGCTGAGGCAGTAGAGGTCTGCCAGGGAGGAGCAACGCTCGATGTCGACGCTCTCCGCCGACTCAAAATT ATCACGATGGTGATCCAGGAGACTCTCCGGCTGTATCCTCCGGCGTCGCTGATGATGCGCGAAGCCCTGACGGACGTCAAGATTGGCGGCCTGGACGTCCCCGGCGGAACAATTATCCAGGTGGCCAGATCGATGCTGCACCAGGACAAGGATGCCTGGGGTCCGGATGCCGCCGAGTTCCGTCCAGACCGGTTCGCCAACGGCGTGGCTGCGGCGTGCAGGCCGGCACACATGTACATGCCGTTCGGACACGGGCCCCGGACCTGCATCGGGCAGAACCTGGCGATGGTTGAGCTGAAGGTGGTGCTGGCGCGACTGCTGAGCAGGTTCGCCTTCGTGCCGTCGCCCAGGTACCGGCACGCGCCGGTATTCCGGCTGACCATTGAGCCTGGCTTCGGCATGCCCCTGGTGGTGACAAGGCTGTGA
- the LOC101781290 gene encoding cytochrome P450 714C3 isoform X1, whose product MSGVELKTGSYIFVRGNIEGIFRVDWQKTMVCLRSENIRKKLKRQGIKGPEPTVLYGNTREMKRIKEGLKIVQTQDANNYLSSVFPYLLLWRETYGPVFIYSTGALEILHVSDPEMVKDIGHRTPSELGKPNYLKRSRKALFGGGLFTLNGNDWAYQRKLIAPEFFMDKIKGMIELVEDATAPLLESWESLLDNVGGSREIVVDDYLRKLSADVIARVCFGSSFTRGEEIFCKLRQLQKTVSQQDALVGLSAFWKYLPTRANREIRKLEEEVRLLILDVIKEHNNSVDNDLLRVIIDGAQGRQLQGHDAEDFIIGNCKGMYFAGHGTTAVTLIWCLMSLSTHPEWQECARAEAVEVCQGGATLDVDALRRLKIITMVIQETLRLYPPASLMMREALTDVKIGGLDVPGGTIIQVARSMLHQDKDAWGPDAAEFRPDRFANGVAAACRPAHMYMPFGHGPRTCIGQNLAMVELKVVLARLLSRFAFVPSPRYRHAPVFRLTIEPGFGMPLVVTRL is encoded by the exons ATGTCTGGAGTGGAACTGAAGACTGGCTCATATATTTTTGTCAGGGGAAACATAGAGGGCATATTTCGAGTAGATTGGCAGAAAACAATG GTATGCCTAAGATCAGAGAACATAAGGAAGAAGCTGAAGCGGCAAGGCATAAAGGGTCCCGAGCCTACTGTGCTCTATGGCAACACCAGAGAGATGAAGAGGATCAAGGAAGGGCTAAAGATTGTGCAGACGCAAGACGCCAACAACTACTTGTCCTCTGTATTCCCTTACCTCCTTCTCTGGAGGGAAACTTATG GCCCGGTGTTCATATACTCAACAGGAGCTCTAGAGATACTGCATGTTTCTGATCCAGAAATGGTGAAGGACATTGGTCACCGCACGCCATCAGAGCTGGGGAAGCCTAATTATCTAAAAAGATCTCGCAAAGCCTTATTTGGTGGAGGTTTGTTTACATTGAATGGTAATGACTGGGCCTATCAGAGGAAGCTCATTGCGCCGGAGTTCTTCATGGATAAGATTAAG GGTATGATAGAGCTGGTTGAGGATGCTACTGCTCCGTTGTTGGAATCATGGGAGAGTTTGCTCGACAATGTAGGAGGGAGTAGGGAGATAGTTGTCGACGATTACTTGCGGAAGTTGTCAGCAGATGTAATCGCCAGGGTTTGTTTTGGGAGTAGTTTCACAAGAGGAGAAGAGATATTTTGCAAGCTTAGGCAGCTTCAAAAGACAGTTTCTCAGCAAGATGCCCTGGTGGGACTCTCTGCGTTTTG GAAGTACCTACCTACCAGGGCTAACCGAGAAATAAGAAAGTTGGAGGAGGAAGTTCGCTTACTGATCCTGGATGTCATAAAGGAACACAATAACAGCGTGGACAACGACCTTCTTCGCGTCATTATTGATGGTGCACAAGGTCGGCAACTGCAGGGGCATGATGCCGAGGACTTCATCATCGGCAACTGCAAGGGCATGTACTTTGCTGGGCATGGGACCACAGCAGTCACCCTCATTTGGTGCCTGATGTCACTGTCCACACACCCTGAATGGCAGGAATGCGCCCGAGCTGAGGCAGTAGAGGTCTGCCAGGGAGGAGCAACGCTCGATGTCGACGCTCTCCGCCGACTCAAAATT ATCACGATGGTGATCCAGGAGACTCTCCGGCTGTATCCTCCGGCGTCGCTGATGATGCGCGAAGCCCTGACGGACGTCAAGATTGGCGGCCTGGACGTCCCCGGCGGAACAATTATCCAGGTGGCCAGATCGATGCTGCACCAGGACAAGGATGCCTGGGGTCCGGATGCCGCCGAGTTCCGTCCAGACCGGTTCGCCAACGGCGTGGCTGCGGCGTGCAGGCCGGCACACATGTACATGCCGTTCGGACACGGGCCCCGGACCTGCATCGGGCAGAACCTGGCGATGGTTGAGCTGAAGGTGGTGCTGGCGCGACTGCTGAGCAGGTTCGCCTTCGTGCCGTCGCCCAGGTACCGGCACGCGCCGGTATTCCGGCTGACCATTGAGCCTGGCTTCGGCATGCCCCTGGTGGTGACAAGGCTGTGA